One genomic segment of Stigmatopora argus isolate UIUO_Sarg chromosome 1, RoL_Sarg_1.0, whole genome shotgun sequence includes these proteins:
- the dedd gene encoding death effector domain-containing protein: protein MTSQQPQLHGGAVRHQVAHNHSVQQAQPPIQAHRDSNASASTARRPDNRALPRRPGCSSSARLVNSGVSKGSRCLEPWPEEVVEKSHGLNSLHRMFDIVGAQLTHRDVRVLSFLFVDVIDEYERGGIRSGRDFLLALERQGRCDETNFQHVLQLLRIITRHDLLPYVTLKKRQAVCPDPVDKYLEETSVRYISPRGTMKSRDSAPHRMTGPYVGPSRMKAAPSVPNGMFKRNHSSADFREKQTCDIRLRVRAEYCQHDSALQGNIFSNKQEAVERQFERFNQANTILKSRDLGSIICDIKFSELTYLDAFWRDYINGSLLEALKGVFITDSLKQAVGHEAIKLLVNVDEEDYQAGRRRLLCNLVTSGDPPGGVKDCVS, encoded by the exons ATGACATCGCAGCAGCCTCAACTCCACGGCGGGGCTGTTCGTCACCAGGTTGCCCACAATCACTCAGTTCAACAAGCCCAGCCTCCCATTCAGGCGCATCGTGACTCAAACGCCAGCGCTAGCACCGCCCGGCGTCCAGACAACAGAGCTCTCCCGCGCCGGCCCGGATGCAGCAGTTCGGCCCGTTTAGTCAACTCCGGCGTATCCAAAGGGTCGAGGTGCTTGGAGCCCTGGCCTGAAGAGGTGGTGGAGAAGTCGCACGGGTTGAATTCACTCCACCGCATGTTCGATATCGTGGGCGCCCAACTCACTCATCGGGACGTTCGTGTACTGTCGTTTTTGTTCGTCGACGTGATCGACGAGTACGAGCGTGGCGGCATCAGGAGCGGAAGGGATTTCTTGCTGGCATTGGAGCGACAGGGGCGATGCGACGAGACCAACTTTCAACACGTGCTCCAGCTTCTGAGGATCATCACTCGTCATGATCTTTTGCCTTACGTTACACTTAAGAAACGCCAGGCCG TGTGTCCAGATCCTGTTGACAAGTACCTGGAAGAGACTTCAGTGCGCTATATTTCTCCCAGAGGAACCATGAAGAGCAGGGACAGTGCACCTCACAGAATGACAG GACCATACGTTGGGCCGTCCCGAATGAAAGCGGCTCCTTCTGTACCCAACGGCATGTTTAAGAGAAACCATTCCTCAGCCGACTTCAGAGAGAAGCAAACTTGCG ATATCCGCCTGCGCGTCCGGGCCGAATACTGCCAGCACGACTCGGCCCTTCAGGGCAACATCTTTTCCAACAAGCAAGAAGCGGTCGAGCGACAGTTCGAACGCTTCAACCAGGCCAACACCATCCTCAAATCCCGAGACCTGGGCTCCATCATCTGTGACATCAAGTTCTCGGAGCTCACCTACCTGGATGCTTTCTGGAGGGACTACATCAACGGCTCTTTGTTAGAAGCCCTCAAAGGCGTTTTCATCACAGATTCTCTTAAACAAGCAGTTGGACACGAGGCTATCAAACTATTGGTCAACGTCGACGAGGAGGATTACCAAGCGGGCCGTCGTAGACTTCTTTGTAATTTGGTGACGAGCGGAGATCCTCCTGGAGGTGTCAAAGACTGCGTGTCTTAG